From the Accumulibacter sp. genome, one window contains:
- a CDS encoding gamma carbonic anhydrase family protein, with protein sequence MPIYLLGSRRPQLDPQSWVAPNAIVIGDVRLAKNASIWWNATVRGDNDPISIGEDSNIQDQCVLHTDEGVPLTIGREVTVGHLVMLHGCTIGDGSLIGIGSVLLNRAVIGQGCIVGANTLIPEGKVFPDHSLIVGSPGKVVRQLDADQVARIRLSAAHYVHNWQRYQSELQAI encoded by the coding sequence ATGCCCATCTACCTTCTCGGCAGCCGCCGCCCGCAGCTCGACCCGCAAAGCTGGGTCGCCCCCAACGCGATCGTCATCGGCGACGTCCGCCTGGCGAAGAACGCATCGATCTGGTGGAACGCGACGGTGCGCGGCGACAACGATCCGATCAGCATCGGTGAGGACAGCAACATCCAGGACCAGTGTGTGCTGCACACCGACGAGGGGGTGCCGCTGACGATCGGTCGCGAGGTCACCGTCGGTCACCTGGTGATGCTGCACGGCTGCACGATCGGCGACGGCTCGCTGATCGGCATCGGTTCGGTGCTGCTCAACCGGGCGGTGATCGGCCAGGGCTGCATCGTCGGCGCCAACACGCTGATTCCCGAAGGCAAGGTCTTTCCCGACCATTCGCTGATCGTCGGTTCACCGGGCAAGGTCGTGCGCCAGCTCGACGCCGACCAGGTCGCGCGCATCCGCCTCAGCGCGGCGCATTACGTGCACAACTGGCAGCGTTACCAGAGCGAACTGCAGGCGATCTGA
- a CDS encoding TolC family protein — MSPLPFRQPASVAHSSATARYRLVVAGLLALLSAELPAFELGDPFATRDITPERPALRIDGRALPCQLPAADAPYGIVEAVDLALCRNPTTREIWSAARIQAADVGLAQAEFLPTIDGRATASRVRVDSRSANQRNASLTLSWLLFDFGARSANLEVARQLMRAATSTLDAGVQTVFLNAMQAYYNAQAARAAVAAAIESEKASRESLNAAEVRYRVGTGTPADRLQAQTAASQATLTRIRAEGVRENSLGRLANVMGLDANQPLRLDDPPSAKPDERFSDDVAALIGEARLRRPDLQAAEAEYRASVAGIDYARASGLPTLSLGAGPSWENIGGVSANASSIGLTINLPLFSGFNTTYNVRAAQARSDVAGARRDNVRQQVALEVWESWQSLNTATQTLRTTADLLASAEHSERVALGRYKAGVGNILDVLNAQSALANARLQRVQAALDWHVSRATLARALGILDGQLLSSTPSRQDEAR, encoded by the coding sequence ATGAGCCCCCTGCCCTTTCGCCAACCGGCGAGCGTTGCCCACTCTTCCGCCACCGCCCGGTACCGCCTCGTCGTCGCCGGCCTGCTCGCGCTTCTCAGCGCCGAGTTGCCGGCGTTCGAGCTCGGCGATCCCTTCGCCACCCGCGACATCACGCCCGAGCGGCCGGCACTGCGCATCGACGGCCGCGCCCTGCCGTGCCAGCTGCCGGCGGCGGATGCGCCCTACGGCATCGTCGAGGCGGTCGACCTGGCGCTGTGCCGCAACCCGACGACGCGCGAGATCTGGTCCGCGGCGCGCATACAGGCGGCCGACGTCGGCCTGGCGCAGGCCGAGTTCCTGCCGACCATCGATGGCCGCGCCACCGCCAGCCGCGTCCGTGTCGACTCGCGCAGCGCCAACCAGCGCAACGCCTCATTGACCCTGTCGTGGCTGCTCTTCGACTTCGGCGCCCGCTCGGCCAACCTCGAAGTGGCGCGGCAACTGATGCGCGCCGCCACCTCGACGCTCGACGCGGGCGTGCAGACGGTCTTCCTCAACGCCATGCAGGCCTACTACAACGCGCAGGCGGCGCGGGCGGCGGTCGCCGCGGCGATCGAGTCGGAGAAGGCGAGCCGCGAGAGCCTGAACGCGGCGGAGGTCCGCTATCGCGTCGGCACCGGCACGCCGGCAGACCGGCTGCAGGCGCAGACGGCGGCGTCGCAGGCGACGCTGACCCGCATCCGTGCCGAGGGCGTGCGCGAAAACAGCCTCGGGCGACTGGCCAACGTCATGGGACTCGATGCCAACCAGCCGCTGCGCCTCGACGACCCCCCGTCGGCGAAGCCGGACGAGCGTTTCAGCGATGACGTCGCGGCGCTGATCGGCGAAGCACGCCTGCGGCGGCCGGACCTGCAGGCGGCGGAAGCGGAGTACCGCGCCAGCGTGGCCGGCATCGACTACGCGCGTGCGAGCGGCCTGCCGACTCTGTCGCTCGGTGCCGGCCCGAGCTGGGAGAACATCGGCGGCGTCTCGGCGAATGCCAGCTCGATCGGCCTGACGATCAACCTGCCGTTGTTCTCGGGCTTCAACACCACCTACAACGTGCGCGCCGCGCAGGCGCGCAGCGACGTCGCCGGCGCGCGCCGCGACAACGTCCGCCAACAGGTGGCGCTGGAGGTCTGGGAGTCCTGGCAGAGCCTGAATACCGCGACGCAGACGCTGCGCACGACCGCCGACCTGCTGGCCAGCGCCGAACATTCGGAGCGCGTCGCCCTCGGTCGCTACAAGGCCGGCGTCGGCAACATCCTCGACGTGCTCAACGCGCAGAGCGCGCTCGCCAACGCCCGCCTGCAGCGGGTGCAGGCGGCGCTCGACTGGCACGTCTCGCGCGCCACGCTGGCCCGCGCACTCGGCATCCTCGACGGCCAGTTGCTGTCATCGACCCCCAGCCGGCAGGACGAAGCACGATGA
- a CDS encoding ABC transporter permease, which yields MLKAMLGEAWQAMGANRLRSGLTMLGMVIGVGSVVLMLAIGQGAQYSVAQTISTMGSNLYIVISGSTSAGGLRSGSGGGPTLTIADAEAIAELDGVANVAPVQQGTQQLVHGPNNWSATVVGTTPPYLDARAWTLQSGYPFGDSDVRAATRVALIGQTAADNLFPNDDPLGQTVRIRQSPFVIIGVLARKGQNLDGRDQDDTLIIPLTTAQRKVFGNPFPGSVRMIMVQAASAEAMPAVEAGMVALLRQRHRLREGQDNDFYLRNLAAAADSAAETTRVMSLLLGAIASVSLLVGGIGIMNIMLVSVTERTREIGIRMAIGARQRDILAQFLFEALMISVAGCLIGLFVGVGGALLTNALTDMVIVISGTSVLVSFAVAAGVGVFFGYYPARRAAALDPIEALRHQ from the coding sequence ATGCTGAAGGCGATGCTTGGCGAAGCCTGGCAGGCGATGGGCGCCAACCGACTGCGCAGCGGCCTGACGATGCTCGGCATGGTGATCGGCGTCGGCTCGGTGGTGCTGATGCTGGCCATCGGCCAGGGTGCGCAGTATTCGGTTGCGCAGACGATCAGCACGATGGGCAGCAACCTGTACATCGTCATCTCCGGCTCGACGAGCGCCGGCGGACTGCGCAGCGGCAGCGGCGGCGGGCCGACGTTGACCATCGCCGACGCTGAGGCGATCGCCGAGCTCGACGGCGTCGCCAACGTGGCGCCGGTGCAGCAGGGAACGCAGCAACTCGTGCACGGGCCGAACAACTGGAGCGCGACGGTCGTCGGCACGACGCCACCGTACCTCGATGCGCGCGCATGGACACTGCAGAGCGGCTATCCCTTCGGCGATTCCGACGTGCGCGCGGCGACGCGCGTGGCGTTGATCGGGCAGACCGCGGCCGACAACCTGTTCCCCAACGACGATCCGCTCGGGCAGACGGTGCGCATCCGCCAGAGCCCGTTCGTGATCATCGGCGTCCTCGCCCGCAAGGGCCAGAATCTCGACGGCCGCGACCAGGACGATACGCTGATCATCCCGCTGACGACCGCGCAGCGGAAGGTTTTCGGCAACCCGTTTCCCGGCTCGGTGCGGATGATCATGGTGCAGGCGGCGTCGGCCGAGGCGATGCCGGCGGTCGAGGCGGGCATGGTCGCGCTGTTGCGCCAGCGGCACCGCCTGCGCGAGGGACAGGACAACGACTTCTACCTGCGCAACCTGGCGGCGGCCGCCGACTCGGCAGCCGAGACGACGCGCGTGATGTCGCTGCTGCTCGGCGCGATCGCTTCCGTGTCGCTGCTCGTCGGCGGCATCGGCATCATGAACATCATGCTCGTCTCGGTCACCGAGCGGACGCGCGAGATCGGCATCCGCATGGCGATCGGCGCCCGCCAGCGCGACATCCTGGCGCAGTTCCTCTTCGAGGCGTTGATGATCTCGGTCGCCGGCTGCCTGATCGGGCTCTTCGTCGGCGTCGGCGGCGCGCTGCTGACGAACGCGCTGACCGACATGGTGATCGTCATCTCCGGCACCTCGGTGCTCGTCAGCTTCGCCGTCGCTGCCGGTGTCGGCGTCTTCTTCGGCTACTATCCGGCCCGCCGCGCCGCCGCGCTCGACCCGATCGAGGCACTGCGCCATCAGTAG
- a CDS encoding nitrate reductase cytochrome c-type subunit — protein MNQSLKLILAIAASSLAALAFAADSASSMRGADVAAPDQAPEVKTYVGKRPGTEAPVARTFSTQPPVIPHAVENFDEINLEGNQCMDCHSAATYRKKNAPKIGDSHFVDRDGKKHAEATGGRYNCVQCHVPQVDAPPLVDNTFKGDAVKKVVKKN, from the coding sequence ATGAACCAGTCACTGAAACTCATCCTGGCGATCGCCGCGAGCTCCCTGGCAGCGCTGGCGTTTGCTGCCGACAGCGCGAGTTCAATGCGCGGCGCCGACGTTGCCGCCCCCGACCAGGCGCCGGAGGTGAAGACCTACGTCGGCAAGCGGCCCGGCACCGAAGCACCGGTGGCACGGACCTTCAGCACGCAGCCGCCGGTCATTCCGCACGCCGTCGAGAACTTCGACGAGATCAACCTCGAGGGCAACCAGTGCATGGACTGCCACTCGGCCGCGACCTACAGGAAGAAGAACGCGCCGAAGATCGGCGACAGCCACTTCGTCGACCGTGACGGCAAGAAGCACGCCGAAGCCACCGGTGGTCGCTACAACTGCGTGCAGTGCCACGTGCCGCAGGTCGACGCGCCGCCGCTGGTCGACAACACCTTCAAGGGTGATGCCGTCAAGAAGGTCGTCAAGAAGAACTGA
- the napA gene encoding nitrate reductase catalytic subunit NapA, with amino-acid sequence MSLTRRDFIKSQAVAAAASVAGISVPGLVQAAAAKADDGVRWDKGACRYCGTGCGVLVGTRNGRIVATQGDPDAPVNKGLNCIKGYFLSKVQYGKDRLTTPLLRMKDGKFDKNGEFTPISWEQAFDIMADKCKAAMKKGGPRNIAMFGSGQWTIWEGYAAAKLMKAGLLSNNIDPNARHCMASAVAGFMRTFGIDEPMGCYDDIEHADAFVLWGSNMAEMHPILWSRVTDRRLTGKDVKIHVLSTFGHRSTELADNELIFKPQSDLAILNYICNHIIQNNAVNQDFVARNVNFKKGVTDIGYGLRPNHPLEKVAMNNGYPGEDGKPKGNPNNASPMSFDEFKAFVAEYTLDRAHELSGVPKDRLEALARAYADPKVKVTSFWTMGFNQHTRGTWVNNMVYNVHLLVGKISEPGNSPFSLTGQPSACGTAREVGTFSHRLPADMVVMNPKHREASEKVWKLPAGTIPDWIGAHAVAQSRLLKDGKINFYWTTTTNNMQAGPNVNDEIFPGWRNPDNFIVVSDAYPTVSAMSADLILPAAMWMEKEGAFGNAERRTQFWRQQVKAPGQARSDLWQYIEFSKRFTTDEVWPAALLEKNPEYKGKTLYQVLFANGQADRFPLSQTYKGFDNDESKALGFYVQKGLFEEYAAFGRGHAHDLAAFDVYHKARGLRWPVVDNKETLWRFREGYDPYVKKGEGVKFYGHPDGKAVIFALPYQPAAEMPDKDYDLWLCTGRVLEHWHTGSMTRRIPELYKAMPDAWLYMHPDDAKKRNLQRGDVVKLSTRRGEIQVRVETRGRNKPPVGLVFVPFFDEHRLVNKLTLDATCPISKETDFKKCACKVVKA; translated from the coding sequence CTGAGCCTGACCCGTCGTGACTTCATCAAGAGCCAGGCGGTTGCCGCCGCCGCCAGCGTCGCCGGCATCAGCGTTCCCGGCCTGGTGCAGGCGGCCGCGGCGAAGGCGGATGATGGCGTCCGCTGGGACAAGGGCGCCTGCCGCTACTGCGGCACCGGCTGCGGCGTTCTCGTCGGCACCCGGAATGGTCGCATCGTCGCCACCCAGGGCGATCCGGACGCGCCGGTCAACAAGGGGCTGAACTGCATCAAGGGTTACTTCCTGTCGAAGGTCCAGTATGGCAAGGACCGCCTGACGACACCCCTGCTGCGCATGAAGGACGGCAAGTTCGACAAGAATGGCGAGTTCACGCCGATCTCCTGGGAGCAGGCCTTCGACATCATGGCCGACAAGTGCAAGGCGGCGATGAAGAAGGGCGGCCCGCGCAACATCGCCATGTTCGGCTCCGGCCAATGGACGATCTGGGAGGGCTACGCCGCCGCCAAACTGATGAAGGCGGGCCTGCTGAGCAACAACATCGATCCCAACGCGCGCCACTGCATGGCGTCGGCGGTCGCCGGCTTCATGCGCACCTTCGGCATCGACGAACCGATGGGCTGCTACGACGACATCGAACACGCCGACGCGTTCGTTCTCTGGGGTTCGAACATGGCCGAGATGCACCCGATCCTCTGGTCGCGCGTCACCGACCGTCGGCTGACCGGCAAGGACGTCAAGATCCACGTGCTCTCGACCTTCGGCCACCGCTCGACCGAACTCGCCGACAACGAACTGATCTTCAAACCGCAGAGTGACCTGGCGATCCTCAACTACATCTGCAACCACATCATCCAGAACAACGCGGTCAACCAGGACTTCGTCGCCCGCAACGTGAACTTCAAGAAGGGTGTCACCGACATCGGCTACGGCCTGCGGCCGAACCACCCGCTCGAGAAGGTGGCAATGAACAACGGTTATCCGGGCGAGGACGGCAAGCCGAAGGGCAACCCGAACAATGCCAGCCCGATGAGTTTCGACGAGTTCAAGGCTTTCGTCGCCGAGTACACGCTCGACCGGGCGCACGAACTCTCGGGTGTGCCGAAGGACAGGCTGGAGGCACTGGCCCGGGCTTACGCCGATCCGAAGGTCAAGGTCACCTCGTTCTGGACCATGGGCTTCAACCAGCACACGCGCGGCACCTGGGTCAACAACATGGTCTACAACGTGCACCTGCTGGTCGGCAAGATCTCGGAACCCGGCAACAGCCCGTTCTCGCTCACAGGACAGCCCTCGGCCTGCGGCACGGCGCGCGAGGTCGGCACCTTCTCGCATCGCCTGCCGGCCGACATGGTGGTGATGAATCCGAAGCACCGGGAAGCCTCCGAGAAGGTGTGGAAGCTGCCGGCGGGAACGATCCCCGACTGGATCGGCGCGCACGCCGTCGCGCAGAGCCGCCTGCTCAAGGACGGCAAGATCAACTTCTACTGGACGACGACGACCAACAACATGCAGGCCGGTCCGAACGTCAATGACGAGATCTTCCCCGGCTGGCGCAATCCGGACAACTTCATCGTCGTCTCCGACGCCTACCCGACGGTGTCGGCGATGTCGGCCGACCTGATCCTGCCCGCGGCGATGTGGATGGAAAAGGAAGGCGCCTTTGGCAACGCCGAGCGCCGCACGCAGTTCTGGCGGCAGCAGGTGAAGGCGCCCGGCCAGGCACGCTCGGACCTCTGGCAGTACATCGAGTTCTCCAAGCGCTTCACCACCGACGAGGTGTGGCCGGCCGCCCTGCTCGAGAAGAATCCGGAGTACAAGGGCAAGACGCTCTACCAGGTGCTGTTCGCCAATGGCCAGGCCGACCGGTTCCCGCTCAGCCAGACCTACAAGGGATTCGACAACGACGAGTCGAAGGCGCTCGGCTTCTACGTGCAGAAGGGTCTGTTCGAGGAGTACGCGGCGTTTGGCCGCGGTCATGCGCACGACCTCGCCGCCTTCGACGTCTACCACAAGGCGCGCGGCCTGCGCTGGCCGGTGGTCGACAACAAGGAAACGCTGTGGCGCTTCCGCGAGGGCTACGATCCCTACGTGAAGAAGGGTGAGGGCGTGAAGTTCTACGGCCATCCCGACGGCAAGGCGGTGATCTTCGCCCTGCCCTACCAGCCGGCGGCCGAGATGCCCGACAAGGACTACGACCTCTGGTTGTGCACCGGCCGCGTGCTCGAACACTGGCACACGGGGTCGATGACCCGCCGCATTCCCGAGCTCTACAAGGCGATGCCCGATGCCTGGCTGTACATGCATCCGGACGATGCGAAGAAGCGCAACCTGCAGCGCGGCGACGTCGTCAAGCTGAGCACCCGGCGGGGCGAGATCCAGGTGCGGGTCGAGACGCGCGGGCGCAACAAGCCGCCGGTCGGCCTGGTCTTCGTTCCGTTCTTCGATGAGCACCGGCTGGTGAACAAGCTGACGCTCGACGCCACCTGCCCGATCTCCAAGGAAACCGACTTCAAGAAGTGTGCGTGCAAGGTGGTCAAGGCCTGA
- a CDS encoding ABC transporter ATP-binding protein, with translation MPGAVIRTVGLGKTYQTAAGSFAALKGVDLSIASGEFVAIMGPSGSGKSTFMNLLGCLDTPSSGDYFLVGSNVAHLSRDELAALRNRCIGFVFQGFNLLPRMSLEDNVALPLVYAGCRRDERRQRARRELARVGLADYEKARPNQISGGQQQRVAIARALVNAPQLILADEPTGNLDSHTSAEIMGLFTDLNRQGISIVLVTHEADIAACAARQVRFRDGQLVSDEPTRQEAPC, from the coding sequence ATGCCCGGGGCAGTCATCCGGACGGTCGGCCTGGGCAAGACCTACCAGACCGCGGCCGGTTCGTTCGCTGCCTTGAAGGGGGTCGACCTGAGCATCGCCAGCGGCGAGTTCGTCGCCATCATGGGGCCTTCCGGATCGGGCAAGTCGACCTTCATGAACCTGCTCGGCTGCCTCGACACACCGAGCAGTGGCGACTACTTCCTCGTCGGCAGCAACGTCGCCCACCTCAGCCGGGATGAACTCGCCGCCCTGCGCAACCGCTGCATCGGCTTCGTCTTCCAGGGCTTCAACCTGTTGCCGCGCATGAGCCTCGAGGACAACGTCGCGCTGCCGCTGGTCTACGCCGGTTGCCGGCGCGACGAACGGCGGCAGCGGGCGCGGCGCGAGCTGGCGCGGGTCGGCCTCGCCGACTACGAAAAAGCGCGACCGAACCAGATCTCGGGCGGCCAGCAGCAGCGGGTGGCGATCGCCCGCGCACTGGTGAATGCGCCGCAACTGATCCTCGCCGACGAGCCGACGGGCAACCTCGACAGCCACACCAGCGCCGAGATCATGGGCCTGTTCACCGACCTCAACCGGCAGGGGATCAGCATCGTCCTCGTCACCCACGAAGCGGACATCGCCGCCTGCGCCGCCCGCCAGGTGCGTTTCCGCGACGGCCAGCTGGTCAGCGACGAGCCGACCCGGCAGGAGGCGCCATGCTGA
- the napH gene encoding quinol dehydrogenase ferredoxin subunit NapH produces MNGRRAGAEAVAEKGWLAAHRWLLARRLCQVAILALFLVGPLAGIWLVKGNLAYSLTLDTLPLTDPYVLLQSLLAGHRPERLGLIGAAIVLAFYLLVGGRVYCSWVCPLNAVTDLAGWLRDRLGIRGSAHVARSTRYWILAMTLLLAALSGSIAWELVNPVSMLQRGLIFGLGAAWMLALAVFVFDLFVMSRGWCGHLCPVGAFYSLLARWSPLRVTAAKRAACNDCMDCFEVCPEPQVIRPALKGAGQGRGPVILAANCTNCGRCIDVCSKDVFAFGPRFNNHPDDGAQPAAPSSTAAS; encoded by the coding sequence ATGAACGGCCGTCGCGCCGGTGCCGAAGCGGTGGCGGAAAAGGGATGGCTGGCAGCGCACCGATGGCTGCTGGCCAGGCGCTTGTGCCAGGTCGCGATCCTCGCCCTCTTCCTCGTCGGTCCGCTGGCCGGAATCTGGCTCGTCAAGGGCAATCTCGCCTACAGCCTGACCCTCGACACGCTGCCGCTGACCGACCCCTACGTCCTGCTCCAGTCCCTGCTCGCCGGCCACCGGCCGGAAAGACTCGGGCTGATCGGCGCGGCGATCGTCCTCGCCTTCTATCTGCTCGTCGGCGGTCGCGTTTACTGCTCGTGGGTCTGCCCGCTGAATGCGGTCACCGACCTCGCCGGCTGGCTGCGTGACCGCCTCGGCATCCGCGGCAGCGCGCACGTCGCGCGCAGCACCCGCTACTGGATCCTGGCGATGACGCTGCTGCTCGCGGCGCTCAGCGGCAGCATCGCCTGGGAACTGGTCAATCCGGTGTCGATGCTGCAGCGCGGCCTGATCTTCGGTCTCGGCGCCGCCTGGATGCTGGCTCTGGCGGTCTTCGTCTTCGATCTCTTCGTCATGAGCCGCGGCTGGTGCGGCCACCTCTGTCCGGTCGGCGCGTTCTACAGCCTGCTCGCCAGGTGGAGCCCGCTGCGCGTGACGGCCGCGAAGCGCGCGGCGTGCAACGACTGCATGGACTGTTTCGAGGTCTGCCCGGAACCGCAGGTCATCCGCCCGGCGCTGAAGGGCGCCGGCCAGGGACGCGGACCGGTGATCCTTGCCGCCAACTGCACCAATTGCGGGCGCTGCATCGATGTCTGCTCGAAGGACGTCTTCGCCTTCGGGCCGCGCTTCAACAATCACCCCGACGACGGCGCGCAGCCGGCAGCGCCGTCGTCGACCGCCGCCAGCTGA
- a CDS encoding chaperone NapD has protein sequence MPPGLLANPERPAYMNISSVLVHALPHALPEVQAALSALAGVEVHAVTEEGRLIVTIESDSLQGSSELFTQINQQPGVLSASMVYHQFEPDTDKEA, from the coding sequence ATGCCGCCCGGGCTGCTTGCCAACCCGGAGCGACCCGCCTACATGAACATCTCCAGCGTGCTGGTGCACGCGCTCCCGCACGCACTGCCCGAGGTGCAGGCGGCGCTGTCGGCACTCGCCGGCGTCGAGGTGCACGCCGTGACCGAAGAGGGTCGCCTCATCGTCACCATCGAAAGCGATTCGCTGCAGGGCAGCAGCGAACTCTTCACCCAGATCAACCAGCAGCCGGGAGTGCTCTCGGCGTCCATGGTCTATCACCAGTTCGAACCCGACACCGATAAGGAAGCCTGA
- the napG gene encoding ferredoxin-type protein NapG, translated as MSRTSDQPRQRGASASGSDSTRSPARRQFVFDTARLLCGVGILGLGLAGYQRNALARPPLAIRPPGAGAEEDFLGACIRCGMCVRDCPYDILALARPESPVASGTPHFTARSGPCEMCEDIPCVKACPTGALDHSLTDINQSRMGLAILSDQETCLNFLGLRCDVCYRVCPVIDKAITLELRPNTRTGRHTMFIPTVHSEHCTGCGKCENACVTEEASIRVLPAPLIKGSLGEHYRLGWEEKRKAGGHSLVEERGIVDLPDRLPDGMKLDGHFDPGSERLPPGMPGSGDAQLIPSLPPGLGGTAPTGNGGATAAGKGAGGRTLPMEAGR; from the coding sequence ATGTCGAGGACCTCCGACCAGCCCCGTCAGCGCGGGGCAAGCGCATCCGGCAGCGACAGCACGCGGTCGCCGGCGCGTCGCCAGTTCGTCTTCGATACGGCGCGGCTGCTCTGCGGCGTCGGCATCCTCGGTCTCGGCCTCGCCGGCTACCAGCGCAACGCGCTGGCGCGACCGCCGCTGGCGATCCGTCCGCCGGGCGCCGGCGCCGAAGAGGACTTCCTGGGTGCGTGCATCCGCTGCGGCATGTGCGTGCGCGACTGTCCCTACGACATTCTCGCGCTGGCGAGACCGGAGTCGCCCGTCGCCAGCGGTACGCCGCACTTCACCGCGCGCAGCGGGCCGTGCGAGATGTGCGAGGACATCCCCTGCGTCAAGGCCTGTCCGACCGGTGCCCTCGACCATTCGCTGACCGACATCAACCAGTCGCGAATGGGGCTCGCGATCCTCTCCGACCAGGAGACCTGCCTCAACTTCCTCGGCCTGCGCTGCGACGTCTGCTACCGCGTCTGCCCGGTCATCGACAAGGCGATCACGCTCGAACTGCGGCCCAACACGCGTACCGGACGGCACACGATGTTCATTCCGACGGTGCATTCCGAGCACTGTACCGGCTGCGGCAAGTGCGAGAACGCGTGCGTCACCGAGGAGGCATCGATCAGGGTGCTGCCGGCGCCCCTGATCAAGGGATCGCTCGGCGAACACTACCGCCTCGGCTGGGAGGAGAAAAGGAAGGCCGGCGGTCACTCGCTGGTCGAGGAGCGCGGCATCGTCGACCTGCCCGACCGCCTGCCCGATGGAATGAAGCTCGACGGACACTTCGATCCGGGCAGCGAACGACTGCCCCCGGGGATGCCGGGAAGCGGCGATGCGCAGCTCATTCCCAGCCTGCCGCCCGGCCTCGGTGGTACGGCGCCGACAGGCAACGGCGGCGCCACGGCGGCAGGCAAGGGTGCCGGCGGCAGGACGCTGCCGATGGAGGCCGGGCGATGA
- a CDS encoding efflux RND transporter periplasmic adaptor subunit — MKISARKPLLLVAAAALAAGAFWWYRQSGSESLEQRYKLQTIERGDITQTVSANGTLNPIVLVNVGTQVSGTVTRLYVDFNDQVEKGQALLELDDRLLAAQARQSAANVLNVAAAVDLARANEARLQALFKEEYVSRQELEQAIQARRSSEAQLAQAKAAADKDEVNLRYTTIRSPVSGVVVDRVVDLGQTVAASLQTPTLIKIAQDLSEMRIDSSFAEADIGKIREGQKVRFTVDAFPNRSFHGEVQQIRLNPTTQQNVVTYNVRVSLSNPDHILLPGMTAYVSIGVASRQDVLLVPNAALRFKPADGNGARPPTAAGSGQRPPGEGPARKREAAASGTVYRIEQGALKPVSVQLGITDNRNTEVVGGELKAGDSVVVGENVATPSGKPSSVGMRLF; from the coding sequence ATGAAGATTTCCGCCCGCAAACCCCTGCTGCTCGTCGCCGCCGCCGCGCTGGCCGCCGGCGCTTTCTGGTGGTACCGCCAGAGCGGCAGCGAGTCGCTCGAACAGCGCTACAAGCTGCAGACCATCGAACGGGGTGACATCACGCAGACGGTGTCGGCCAACGGCACGCTGAATCCGATCGTGCTGGTCAATGTCGGCACACAGGTTTCCGGCACCGTCACCAGGCTTTACGTGGATTTCAACGACCAGGTCGAGAAGGGCCAGGCGCTGCTCGAACTCGACGACCGCCTGCTCGCCGCACAGGCCCGCCAGTCGGCGGCGAACGTGCTCAATGTCGCCGCCGCGGTCGACCTGGCGCGAGCCAACGAGGCACGCCTGCAGGCGCTCTTCAAGGAGGAGTATGTCTCGCGGCAGGAACTCGAACAGGCGATCCAGGCACGCCGCTCGAGCGAGGCACAACTGGCGCAGGCGAAGGCGGCGGCCGACAAGGACGAGGTCAACCTGCGCTACACGACGATCCGCTCGCCGGTTTCGGGCGTCGTCGTCGACCGCGTCGTCGACCTCGGGCAGACGGTTGCCGCCAGCCTGCAGACGCCGACGCTGATCAAGATCGCGCAGGATCTGTCGGAGATGCGCATCGACTCGAGCTTCGCCGAGGCCGACATCGGCAAGATTCGCGAGGGACAGAAGGTGCGTTTCACCGTCGACGCCTTTCCCAATCGCAGCTTCCACGGCGAAGTGCAGCAGATCCGGCTCAACCCGACGACGCAGCAGAACGTCGTCACCTACAACGTGCGCGTCTCGCTGTCGAACCCGGACCACATCCTGTTGCCGGGAATGACCGCCTACGTCAGCATCGGTGTCGCCAGCCGGCAGGACGTGCTGCTGGTGCCGAACGCGGCGCTGCGTTTCAAGCCGGCCGACGGCAACGGCGCCCGCCCACCGACGGCGGCGGGCAGTGGCCAGCGACCGCCCGGCGAGGGTCCCGCGCGCAAGCGCGAGGCCGCCGCCAGCGGCACCGTCTATCGCATCGAGCAGGGCGCACTGAAGCCGGTCAGCGTGCAGCTCGGCATCACCGACAACCGCAACACCGAGGTCGTCGGCGGCGAGCTGAAGGCCGGCGACAGCGTGGTCGTCGGCGAGAACGTCGCGACGCCGAGCGGCAAGCCGAGCAGCGTCGGGATGCGGCTGTTCTGA